CTGAAATGAGGTCCTCGTTTGGTCCAGCAGAAACAAGACCCTATATGGTAGTTTAACCAAGCACATGCcagttttttatttttatattgTTTGATTGAGTAGTCATGACTTTGGTCGAAATAACATGGCAGGGTAGTGCCCCTGATTTGACTATCCACAGGGACTATGATACTGGGGAGAAAATGCAAAGGGTACTACTTAGTGAAGGATATCAGGTAGGCTGGTTGATACTTGCTTACCTACCCACCCCTTCCCATTTGCTAAAATGCTTTTTTGCCCTTCTAAACATCAGCAGCCCCAGGATGATCAGAAGTTATTACTTAAGTACATTACCCAACATCTTGGATTCTCTGGGAACAAACCTGTTGCTGCTCTTCTTATATACCAATATCTTCTTCATTCGAGATCGTTTGAAGTTACAAAGACAGGTGTCTTTGACAGTATCCTACAGGCTATAAACTCAGCAACAGAGGTTTGTAGCACTctgttaattatgtttaattacGCTATATAATGGTACTTGAGTAGCATCTATCCCCTACGCCTTGTAGCATGATACGAGACAGCTTTATGCAGCCAATTTGCCAGTACCTGAAATCCAGAATCACTACATTTGCTCTTATATTAACTGACGTTCCTCTTACTTCAAGGCTCAATATGACATGAGAAGCTTGGCCTATTGGTTATCCAACTTATCGACATTATCAGTTCTCCTGCAACGCTCTTTTAGAACCGCTAGGACAGCAACCTCAGTTCCATATAGACGAAAAATGTCGTATGATAGGATTTATCAAGCTAATCAAGCATCTGGGCTTGCTTATTTAAGTGGTCAATTATTGGATGAACCTGGTGCATCGCACCAAATTGATGCAAAATATCCAGCTTTGCTCTTCAAGCAGCAGCTTGTGGATCTGATTGAAAAGGTGTATGGGTTGATAAGTGACAAATTGAAGAAAGAGCTTAATCCATTGCTTGAGCTGTGCATTCAGGTACCGCCTCTCTTGAGAAAAAGTAATCATCAGCTGTGAAACTTTGCTTGTTGAGAATCCTGTAAATATTGTAAATATTTAGGATCCAAGAACTTCTCAAGCAAAGGCCTCAGTGACATCTGCTGGCTTGGGCCAACACAACCAACTCACACATTGGCTGGGCATCGTGAAAATCCTCAACAGCTACTTGTATCTGCTAATAGCCAACCATGTATGTGCTAAATTATTACAAAAATCAGTGCAGTATTCTTTTTTATCGATACAGTGCAGTATCAATTTGCAAAGTTATGAAAAGTCCACGCTCAATGTGCAGGTTCCAACAATATTGGTCCACAAGTTGCTAACCCAAATATTTTCTATGGTGAACGTCCAATTATTTAACAGGTATAAGCGTATGTTTGCCCCCCACTACCAATTTTTTAAAACTTTAAAGAATAAGCTGTTCTAACTTACCTTCCTCTTTCAAAAACAGACTCCTTCTGCGTCGTGAGTGCTGTTCATTTAGCAACGGGGAGCATATTAGAGCCGGATTAGCCCAACTAAAACATTGGTGCAATGATGTTGCTCAAGAGGTTGCTCACTATCTTTTATTATGGTTATGGAGGCTATTCTCAGATGTTAGCTAATGTTTTAGTACAGCTTGCAGATTCAGCTTGGGAAGCACTGAGGCATATAAGACAGGCGGCCGATTTCCTGGTCTGTGTTTCTTTTTTAAATCATAAGAAAACCTTGGTGGCTCTTATACAAACTGAACTGTCGGTAACTGACTTATTTTCCTGGTCTTCCTATTCATCAGGTCATTTCCCGAAAACAAATGAGGACATGGAGGGAGATACGCAATGATATTTGTCCGGTAAGTGCCTTTTGCTATGAGCAAGGATCTTGTTTTGTTAGTCCTCAACTTTGTATCTTTGATCGTTTCACTCTCTGTCCAGGCTCTCAGCTTACAGCAGCTAGAGAGAATAGTTGGTATGTACTGGGACGACATGAGCGGCACAAACGTACTTTCAGCAGAGGTATGTTGATAGGCTGAATCGGTGTAATCAAAACTGTTTGAAGTGTTGATTTCGACGTTGTTTCCTTGCTGTTTGCAGTTCACATCAAGCATGAGAGCAACCATGCATGAAGAATCAAATAGCCTCTCCAGCTTTTCAGTCTTGCTGGATGATGATTCCAGGTATGCATCATGCCCCCAAGGATTCCATTGTTTGCGCCCCTTTGGAACAACAACCAATGCTCCTTTTGTCACCTCTGTTTGTTTCATTTCTCTCTTTGCAGCATACCCTTTTCGCTCGACGACATCGCAAAGTCGATGCCGAACATCGAGGACACGGTGGAGAGCGACCTGCTGCCCTTTATTCGTGAAAACCAGAGCCTTGCACTTATATTGCAAAGGAGGGACTGAGTAGTTCGCCGGCCTTGGGCGAACGAGGAGTGCCTCGCTCTAGGGTGTATATATTCTTGTAGCACAGTAGTAGAAGATAGGATGCCATATTAAGAGTGTTTTCACCGAGAATTTCTAGGCTTCTAAAGCTGTTAATAATTGTTTGGTTAAGCAGTGGTGCGTCTCTTCTCAGGGCATCTTGCCTGCATCACCCTCTTCTCCATTCTTTGGGTTTGAGTAGAAGCTGTAATCCATCAAAGGTGACAGAAACATGTTAAATCTTACTGTCATCTCAGCCGCTTGGCTATATACAAGTTCACTTTTTCTGTACAATGACGGCAAGGGACACAACATGCCAGGGCTTAAGGCTGAAACTGACCGACTGGAGAATATTTCCACCATATGAACAGAAAACAGGGATAGGATTAATTAATCATTATAACCCACTATATCGAAAATCCATCTATCATATACATGTACAATTCTTGAAACCCAACGAAAAAGGTGGGTCAAGTCTCATTAGAAGACCAACTGCTAGTATGAATTCAAGTTATGTTAGGAATTATTCTTGGGTTTCCTCCGGGGTTTCAAGTCGACCACGATTACGGTTATATTGTCTTGGCTTCCTTTCTTCAGCGCAAGCCTCGTCAGATAGTCCGCAGCTGCCTGCGCGGCAGGGTCGGTGGATCCATCACCTCCATCTGATGACGATGTTGTGACGCTGTTGTTCTTGTGCCACTGCTGGATTTGCCGGCGCGCGACCTTGCACGCCTCTTCGTTTGACACGACGTCCCAAAGCCCGTCGCTGGCCAGAATGAGGCAGTCGTCATCTTTAGCCCGGGGAACAATCGTAACTTCTGGTTTTGGGATGATGTATGGCTTCAAGTATCGGTCACCTGCATCATCAGCAATTTCCAGTTCAAGTTAGCAGAGATTGCAACAAGTTTGGACAAATTGTTATCCCATGCACAGATAAACCAGCTTGGCTATTATAGGTTCAACTAAATCCCTATGATGCTGTCCAAGTATTTTATACATCAGATTTGAGTGCCACAAGAGGTGTGAACAGATACAACTAGGACCAGGCATTAGCCATGGTCCAAGCTGCAAGTGCCACTTGCATGACATGAACATGACATAAGGTACCTTTCTTGCTTCCATAAAAGATGGTTTTTCTACTTTGgcaggtgacttctttccttaatCTCATTTAATCTCATACTTGATTCTATCAGAGCTACATTTAACCTCATTTTGCAAGTTCAACAGCACGATTACTAGCAAAATTGAGGCAGACAGCACTTAACATGACAACACCCAAGAGAATAGAGGGGCCGTCTAGATGGCGCCCAGGCCAGCCACGCCAAATCGCGGGCGAGCCAAAAAGTTGGCGATGAAATTCGCCGCCACAGATCTGCCCTGGCGTTGGCACAGAAAACAAACTAGCGACCAAAATTTTGGCATAGGCTAGAAAATTTGGCTGCCAACCAAACAGACACCCACGCTGGTTGTCAACACCCATATTTTGGCAAGGCGAGCATCGGCCGTCATCCAAACAGCCCAGAGACTTCAGGTTTCCATAAATAGGAATCTTAAAATCAAGGGAAAAAAGTGCTACACTTTAagtgtgcattttgccatgcctaGTGCGTATCTCACGGTTCTCACCTAAGCGCACGCAAGCATGATTACGTGCTAGGCGTTCTGTTGTCGCCTAGCGGCTAGCGTGTAGGCACGCTTAAGCGCTAGCCGATCTGTTGTCACATAGCGCCTACTGCTTAAAATGGTACCAAGTAACGACTAACGAGAAATAACAACTCAAGCACAAGCTACTTTCCTGGATTTCAAACAAAGCAGCAGCGCGCGAAGACATTTACCACTATCACACCGGACCAAGCAATTTTGCATCATactttgatgttgctatgactacaGTTTCAAACTCAATGGGTGGTCCCTTACTATATGACGCGCGTCATATGAAAAATAGCAACACATAGTACAAGATAAATATAGCTGCATACCAATGGATCGTGACATAGCCAGTATGCCGGACACTCGGTGTCCATTCCATTGGATGACCTTGCCTCCCGCAGCCTCAATCCTGGCGCGCTCATCCTTCCTGTCAGGCTGAAACAACAAGGCATAATTAATCAGATTAACCTCAAATCATGGATGCTGCTGTACCAATACCATGATGCTCACAGAAGCATATCTACCTTCTGATCAATTGAGAGGGCGACAGGCTCCTTCCCGCGCGAGAGCACGATGCGTGAATCGCCGCAGTTGGCGACCACGACATGGGAGGAGCACACCACCACTGCAACCGCCGTGGAGCCCACGTTCTCCGCGGCGATCGGGTCTGACCGGGGCTGTCCGTGGACGAGCCTGCTTGCAAGCCCTGACACCTCGTCATCCACCGTCTGGAAGCACCTGGTGAAGAGGTCGTCCCAGTGCTCCTTCATGTCCACATCGCTCATCTCGCCCAGATCGCTGGGGGGCCTCCTCAGCTCCTTGCTCAGCACGACGTGGAGCCTCTCCCGGCAGTAGTTGGACACCTGCGCGACGACACGGAAATCCACAGATCGTCAGATCACGGGGCTCGCTCGGCTGGGGGGCCGCCGTCGGCGATGAATCCGAGAGGAGGGGGGTTCCGGCCCCGGGCGTGCATACCTCGGCGCCGCCGTGGCCGTCGAAGACGGCGAAGAGGTGGGAGGGCAGGCGGAGCGCGTCGGCGTCGAGCCCGAGCCCGTCGAGGTCGCGGCGGCGGGCGAGCAggcgcacgggcacgtcggcgaaGCGGGGCACGGCGGCGCAGGCGTCCTCCATCTCCCCGCCGCGGCCCGGCGTGGCAACGCAGCCCCACACCGGCTCGCACTCCATGAGGTAGACGCTCCTCTTGCCCCCCGCCACGAGCGCCGCCCGGCCGTCCCCGAGATCCAGCcgctcgaccccgccgcccgccgccgccgccgcgccctccggaTCGCGCGGCGCCGGCTCGTCCTGCCCGcagatggccgccgccgccgccatctcggcCGACGCTAAAGAACCTGGTGAACCGAAACGAAAAAGGAAGAGCGGCAGCCGACTCGCCCAAGAAGGCAATAAAGAGCCGCAGCCGAAGACgcacgccggaggaggaggcggggtccGGGGAGGGGGCAGGGAGCTATAGGGGCTGCTAGGTGGGGGGAGAATGGtgggtggaggaggggggaggatgATGGTGTGGAGCGCGCGCGCGTGTCcggggagggggaagggaagggAGGTGGGGGGAGGGGATTGGAGCGGGCGGGCGCGCCGTACCGGGCAGGTCTTCTTCTCGCTTCCGGTCCGGTGTGTCTGCTGCCGGAGGGGTCCGCGTGGCCGTGGCCGCTCCCGATATTATGTCTTGTCGCCCGGCCCACGCCGGCCCCGTACACCTGTTCAGACCCGTGCTGATTTGTCACTTGCTTTAGGTTTTCTTTCAACAACATACATTTGTCACTTGCTTCGTTTTCAAGAACGTACGTTTGTCACTTGCTTTTTATGCTCGAGGGGGAATGGATGGTTCTCCATTGAAGAGAAATGTGGCAGGGAATGCCTTGGCACGTGTATGCTCTGCTCGTCAAATTTCACCCTTGtcggtactccctccgtccgggtttgcAAGGCATCGGAGCAAAATGGCCCCTGTTTCATACCCTTTGCATGCGCATTGTGCTGGGCAATCGGTCGGTACGGTAGTGTGGCTTGAAGCGTCGGCTTGCTGCCGTGCCGACGTTGCATTGGCCATGCGGGCGCAACGCGCGGAAACCGTACACGTGGGATCCTtcggttgagagagagagagggagggggcgaggaatTGGCGGCATTGGCACACGGGCAAACGGTGAAGTGTGCGGGCAAAACACCATTTGTTCTCGTGCATGCTGGTTGGCCGTTTCGAAACTCAAATCCTCGATGACGGTTGTCTTGCCTCGGTGTTTTTGCCCTGCGATCTAACAAACCCTTTCCGAGGAATATACCGCCCTACGAAATAGTTATGCATACGACGGTTAACATCCTTTTCTGACACGATACGATATACTGTTTAGACCCGCGCTGATTCGTCACTCGCTTCATTTTCATTATATTCAAGAACATTTGTCACTTGCTTTTTATGCTCGAGGGGAAAATGGATGGTTCCATTGAGAAGAAATGTGGCAGGGCTAACACACGGGCTAGTCTGGGGATGCCTTGATACACATGTGCTCTGCCTCTGCTCATGAAATTTCACCCTTGTCGATGCTCCCCTCATTCGTGTTGGTAAGACGGCGGAGCAAAATGGCCTCCGTTCCATTCCTTGTTGCATGCGTATTGTACCGGGCGATCGGTCGGTACATGGTGTAGCTTGAAGCGCCGGCTTGCTGCCGGCGATGCATGGGCCATGCAGGGGCGACGTGCGAAAACCGTACACGTGGGNNNNNNNNNNNNNNNNNNNNNNNNNNNNNNNNNNNNNNNNNNNNNNNNNNNNNNNNNNNNNNNNNNNNNNNNNNNNNNNNNNNNNNNNNNNNNNNNNNNNNNNNNNNNNNNNNNNNNNNNNNNNNNNNNNNNNNNNNNNNNNNNNNNNNNNNNNNNNNNNNNNNGATCGGTGTAGTGTGCGACCAAAACAACATTTATTCTCTCCCGCACTGGTTGTCCGTTTCGAAACTCAAATTCTCGACGGCGGTTCTCTTGTTGTGTAGTATTGCTTCTGTGTTTTTGCCCTCCAAGTCCGACCCAACAAACCTTTTTGAAGGAAGTAATTGTCGTTAAAAACACTGAAATAGTTATATTTGTTACAGCTAACATTTGCTATCCCAAGCCACATTGTATTAAGACCGTCATATGCATGGCATCATTGAGAAAATTTTATGCTTCTGAGAAGTAGGTAGAGAGAATAAATGATATTTTTTTTGGAGGGAAAGAGAATAAATGATTTGAAGCATGGATTTTAAATGAAAAAACCCAGGGGATGTTGATACTGTTCCGGCGGCCACTTGGGGATGGGCGACACGAGCAGACCtcacaaaataaattgaattgAACGAACCCTGCGGGGGACCATAGCTATTCAAGCCTGTGGAGCACGCCACCACGTGTCCGCTGCCGTTGATTTTCTTTCCCTCCCTCGCGTTTCCCCTCTTTCCGGCGGCCCCACCCGTCCATCCGCCCCGACACGGCGCCGTCCGGGTCGCCGGGCAGGGCTCGTGCCTTTCTAGGAAGCGGGGCCCGTGCGCCCCAGCTGGGCCAATGGGGTGGCGCCACTTGACGGACGCGGCGCGGGTGGGCAGGCGAAACTGCCTGGCCGCGTACGGATGCCCGGCCCGGTCCATGTGTCGCCCGCCCGCGAGAAACTGCCAGGATAGCGTTTGCGTGTCCCAGGTTGCACGCTGCCGCTACTGTCTTTTTCTCTTATCTATAAATATATATAATTAAACGAAAAGCTGGAGAGGTTCATCGGAACTGCTTAGCGCGGAGCGGAACACGTAGTGGTACAGTGCGTGGATGGTGTGAGGTGTGGCGAAGGAAAGGAATGGATCGCGATGGCAAGGCCAAAAGGTGGTTTGGTNNNNNNNNNNNNNNNNNNNNNNNNNNNNNNNNNNNNNNNNNNNNNNNNNNNNNNNNNNNNNNNNNNNNNNNNNNNNNNNNNNNNNNNNNNNNNNNNNNNNNNNNNNNNNNNNNNNNNNNNNNNNNNNNNNNNNNNNNNNNNNNNNNNNNNNNNNNNNNNNNNNNNNNNNNNNNNNNNNNNNNNNNNNNNNNNNNNNNNNNNNNNNNNNNNNNNNNNNNNNNNNNNNNNNNNNNNNNNNNNNNNNNNNNNNNNNNNNNNNNNNNNNNNNNNNNNNNNNNNNNNNNNNNNNAGGTGGTTTGGTTTGGAGTGTACATCCATGATCCATCACGGGTGGGGTTTCCTTAAAGATGGGCTCCTTTGTGCGTCCTAGTACCTAGTACGTGGGTTCGAGATGCGCTGCGGATTTGATTTGGTTGTAGAGGTTTGATCGATGGATCGATCAATCCCGGCCtagggcgggcgggcgggcgtaaGTGCCCGACCGGATCGTCGGGCGGGCGTGGGGGCGTGTACCGGCAGCGACGTGACGGGCGAGGCCGGCGCGTGGCGACGGACGTACGTACCCGACAGGGGAACCGGACGCCGTCCCTTCGGTTCGATCCGTCGAGccgggctgggctgggctggctatGCCTATGCTAGCACGACAGCGCGCGAGCGACCAGGCCACCAGGCAGGCAGGACcatgcgcgcgcgcgcgcgagcGGGGACGAGAGGTAGCAGATGCGTAGTGGGATTTGCTTGCGTGCGTGCGTGCTTGCGGAGATGACCTTGCGGTGAACACTACTTaactttttcttaaaaaaaaacgaCCCAACCAACCACAAACAACAAACACGCAACATACATCATACACCGTCCTAGAGAACATGTGAGTTCTTCAGCAACATCGTCATCTTTAGGAAGGAAATGACACGCAAGCATCGTCGGTCGTCGCAGCTTCTAACACTGAAGGTCGGATCTCGGACTTTCACCAAGGACGTGTGAGCAATCTCCAAGACAAACCTTCATCAAGAAACGCAACACATACACACCGCCATTGCAAGATGCGACTAACAAAGGTCATATCTAGAGTTTTCACCACCAAAGCTCGAAGCCTGGTATTCGAAAAGCATTTTCTAGCCAAAGtcactttttttgcgaaaaatcctgcaatctattcatcttcaatcatggcatggcagtgcaacaaatatcagaaataataaaaattacatccagatccatacACCACCTAGCTACGACTACAAGCAATGAAGGCGCGTCGCCATCATTGCCCCTCCCTCGCTGGAGTCAGGCACAACTTGTAGTAGACAATCGGGAAGTCGCtgtgctaaggcctcataggaccagcgcaccagaacaacaactgtCGCCAATGAAGAACAACGTAGATCGAAAGGTTCCAACCCGAAGACACACAAACATAGACAAACAACAACCAGATCCGAACAAATCCACcgaggatagatccgccggagacacacctccacccGCCCACCAAACATGCACCACCGAGACGGGGGCTAGAcgaggagacctttattccatcttcagggagccgccaccgtctctccttcctgagcaggacacaaaccctaccaAATCTCAAAGAAACGActaaaaatggagccctcccgccggcccttgccaggatccaccgcgcccccatggccctagggtcaccgaagacgaggcggacctgcggcgaGCCGGCGAGAGGCACAAACCCTAGTTTTttccgaggaggaggcggcggctgcgtATGCAAATTATCTTCTACTAGTTAGGAATGTTAGCCAAAGTGACCTTGTGCCACTACCACCACTTGCCTAAAAAAATGATGTTGCCGGGAGGGGCACAACCGCACCAAGGTCAGGAGAATTGGAATCCCAATCGTTCCCTGGCATGCATGTCTGTCTACAATTGGTCGCCATCTCTTTGAGTCCTTGTTCGGTTGCGTGTGAATCCTAGTGGATTGAAGGGGTTTGAGGGGGATTTAAACCTCTTCTAAGTCAAAATACGAACCAATCCTTGTcaatcccctccaatcctcttgGGGAGTGGATTAACCGAACAAAGCCTGATGGACATTAGCATGCAACTGAAGGCATGCTTGCGAACACGAACTGTCGGACAACCTGGAGAGTCGAACGCCGTCTATAGCTTCCTCCCGCATGCTTCACAACCACTACAACAAAGATGGGAGATCCCTCACCATCGTTTATTAATGGGATCCACCGCCAGGGCGGAAGGAGGAGACTTGGTGGGGAAAGCTGGCGGTGGCACTACGACCCGGTGAGGAA
This DNA window, taken from Triticum aestivum cultivar Chinese Spring chromosome 1D, IWGSC CS RefSeq v2.1, whole genome shotgun sequence, encodes the following:
- the LOC123182802 gene encoding protein phosphatase 2C 50 is translated as MAAAAAICGQDEPAPRDPEGAAAAAGGGVERLDLGDGRAALVAGGKRSVYLMECEPVWGCVATPGRGGEMEDACAAVPRFADVPVRLLARRRDLDGLGLDADALRLPSHLFAVFDGHGGAEVSNYCRERLHVVLSKELRRPPSDLGEMSDVDMKEHWDDLFTRCFQTVDDEVSGLASRLVHGQPRSDPIAAENVGSTAVAVVVCSSHVVVANCGDSRIVLSRGKEPVALSIDQKPDRKDERARIEAAGGKVIQWNGHRVSGILAMSRSIGDRYLKPYIIPKPEVTIVPRAKDDDCLILASDGLWDVVSNEEACKVARRQIQQWHKNNSVTTSSSDGGDGSTDPAAQAAADYLTRLALKKGSQDNITVIVVDLKPRRKPKNNS